The proteins below come from a single Malus domestica chromosome 03, GDT2T_hap1 genomic window:
- the LOC139194662 gene encoding 14-3-3-like protein B, producing the protein MYVGGSGCCLFCCVRWGLTTERENFAYLTKLAEQAERYDEMVDAMKKIANLDVELMVEERNLLFVGYKNVVSACRASRSILSSIEQKEEAKGNEIHVKQLKEYRQKVESKLLTICSDIMVVIDEHLIPSATIGESTVFYYKMKGD; encoded by the coding sequence ATGTATGTTGGAGGATCAGgttgttgtttgttttgttgtgtCCGTTGGGGTCTCACTACTGAACGTGAGAACTTTGCTTACCTTACCAAGCTTGCTGAGCAGGCAGAGCGATACGATGAGATGGTTGATGCAATGAAGAAGATCGCAAATCTTGATGTTGAATTGATGGTTGAAGAGAGAAACTTGCTCTTTGTTGGGTACAAGAATGTTGTTAGTGCTTGTCGCGCATCACGGAGTATCCTATCATCAATTGAACAGAAAGAGGAAGCAAAAGGAAATGAGATTCATGTGAAGCAACTCAAGGAGTATAGACAGAAGGTTGAATCAAAGCTCTTAACCATTTGTAGTGATATCATGGTAGTGATCGATGAACATCTCATTCCTTCAGCTACAATTGGTGAATCAACTGTTTTCTATTATAAGATGAAAGGAGATTAG
- the LOC139194433 gene encoding vacuolar protein sorting-associated protein 41 homolog, with product MIVERKYAEAASVCPKLLRGSASAWERWVFHFAHLRQLPVLVPYVPTENPRLRDTAYEVALVALATNPSFHKELLSTVKSWPPVIYSSLPVISAIEPQLNTSSMTNAHKEALAVLYEIDGQYEKAFALYADLLKPDIFSFIEKHNLYDMILFGKRLSS from the exons ATGATTGTGGAAAGAAAATATGCTGAAGCCGCATCTGTATGTCCTAAATTGTTGCGAGGATCTGCTTCGGCATGGGAAAG ATGGGTTTTCCACTTTGCTCATTTGCGTCAGCTTCCCGTATTAGTCCCATACGTTCCAACAGAAAACCCAAGACTTCGTGATACTGCTTATGAG GTTGCTCTTGTAGCTCTCGCTACAAATCCATCTTTTCATAAGGAGCTTTTGTCAACTGTTAAATCTTGGCCACCCGTGATCTACTCTTCATTGCCTGTTATCTCAGCTATAGAACCTCAGCTTAATACATCGTCCATGACAAATGCCCATAAGGAG GCACTAGCAGTGTTGTATGAGATTGATGGGCAATATGAGAAAGCATTTGCACTATATGCTGAT CTTTTGAAGCCAGACATATTTTCCTTCATTGAAAAGCACAATTTGTATGATATGATTCTATTCGGGAAAAG GTTGTCCAGTTAA
- the LOC139194661 gene encoding uncharacterized protein: MVTAAQLTILQSPITAFVSTIFTSVNVKLNDSNYLNCHFQMQLMLESNGIMGFVVGSNPCPVPNVFAESGFDSSTSKKCDELLVWKMHDRAVMQLITATLSSVTMSCAIGSKTSKELWARDYLAAAGVYFVDEDIVILALNGLPPEYNTFRCVVRGRESVISLKEFRSQLLAEESIVDNVSVAPSYLTTMAANSGLTMSQAPPLQ, from the exons ATGGTGACTGCTGCTCAACTTACAAttcttcaatctccaattaCGGCCTTCGTTTCCACAATCTTTACATCGGTGAACGTGAAATTAAATGATTCCAACTACTTGAATTGTCATTTTCAGATGCAACTCATGCTGGAAAGCAATGGCATTATGGGATTTGTTGTTGGTTCCAATCCCTGCCCTGTGCCTAATGTCTTTGCTGAATCTGGTTTTGACTCTTCTACTTCTAAGAAATGCGATGAATTGCTAGtatggaaaatgcatgatagGGCTGTTATGCAACTTATTACTGCGACTTTATCCTCGGTTACTATGTCTTGTGCGATTGGTAGCAAAACCTCCAAAGAACTTTGG GCTAGGGATTACTTGGCAGCTGCAGGGGTCTATTTTGTTGATGAAGACATTGTAATTCTAGCCTTGAATGGACTCCCTCCTGAGTATAATACCTTCAGATGTGTGGTTAGGGGTAGAGAAAGTGTGATTTCCCTTAAAGAGTTTCGATCACAATTATTGGCTGAAGAAAGCATTGTGGACAATGTTTCTGTTGCTCCTTCATATCTCACTACTATGGCTGCTAACTCTGGACTTACTATGTCTCAAGCACCACCACTTCAGTAG